In one window of Apus apus isolate bApuApu2 chromosome 28 unlocalized genomic scaffold, bApuApu2.pri.cur SUPER_28_unloc_1, whole genome shotgun sequence DNA:
- the TSFM gene encoding elongation factor Ts, mitochondrial isoform X1 yields the protein MQRAAIGACGRAPPARFFRAARPVLAADKEALLELRRRTGLPFVQCREALQRCGGDRGKAEAWLQDQAQQRGWARASILRGRPTPQGLVGLLREGTAAAMVEVNCETDFVARTGEFQQLVELVAVATMGHCRASKQATACDKHLLQEEELMQLRGEPGGALLREQLALAMGKLGEKLNLRRAGWLRVPEGEGLVATYTHGWLPTGPAPVVMGTYGALVALGVTAEGPPPPQATLEEVGRKVAQHVVGMAPTSLGTPQDPPGGEGETRLLAQGFLLQPEVTLGQWVREQGGAVAVRGFLRFQCGEETGEGEAQSGEGTRDVTTVAG from the exons ATGCAGCGGGCGGCGATCGGCGCGTGCgggagg GCCCCCCCGGCCCGGTTCTTCCGTGCTGCCCGCCCGGTGCTGGCGGCGGACAAGGAGGCGCTGCTGGAGCTGCGGCGGCGAACGGGGCTGCCCTTCGTGCAGTGCCGGGAGGCGCTGCAGCGCTGCGGGGGGGACCGCGGAAAG GCCGAGGCCTGgctgcaggatcaggcccagcagaggggctgggccCGGGCCAGCATCCTCAGGGGGCGACCGACCCCCCaagggctggtggggctgctcCGGGAGGGGACAGCGGCTGCCATGGTGGAG GTGAACTGTGAGACCGATTTCGTGGCCAGGACAGGCGAGTTTCagcagctggtggagctggtggctgtggcCACCATGGGCCACTGCCGGGCCAGCAAACAGGCCACTGCCTGTGACAAG cacctgctgcaggaggaggagctgaTGCAGCTGCGGGGAGAGCCGGGGGGGGCTCTGCTCAGGGAGCAACTGGCACTGGCCATGG ggaagctgggggagAAGCTGAACCTGCGCCGGGCCGGGTGGCTGCGGGTGCCAGAGGGGGAGGGGCTGGTGGCCACCTACACCCATGGGTGGCTACCAACGGGCCCTGCCCCTGTGGTCATGGGCACCTACGGGGCTTTGGTGGCCCTGGGGGTGACAGCAGAGgggccaccccccccccaagccaccctggaggaggtggggaggaaggtGGCTCAGCACGTGGTAGGGATGGCACCCACCTCCTTGGGGACCCCCCAGGACCCTCCCGGGGGCGAGGGGGAGACGAGGCTGCTGGCCCAGGGGTTCCTGCTGCAACCCGAGGTGACCCTGGGGCAGTGGGTGCGGGAGCAGGGGGGGGCGGTGGCCGTGAGGGGCTTCCTGAGGTTCCAATGTGGGGAGGAGAccggggagggggaggcacAGAGTGGGGAGGGGACCCGGGATGTGACAACAGTGGCGGGATAG
- the TSFM gene encoding elongation factor Ts, mitochondrial isoform X2, whose product MQRAAIGACGRAPPARFFRAARPVLAADKEALLELRRRTGLPFVQCREALQRCGGDRGKVNCETDFVARTGEFQQLVELVAVATMGHCRASKQATACDKHLLQEEELMQLRGEPGGALLREQLALAMGKLGEKLNLRRAGWLRVPEGEGLVATYTHGWLPTGPAPVVMGTYGALVALGVTAEGPPPPQATLEEVGRKVAQHVVGMAPTSLGTPQDPPGGEGETRLLAQGFLLQPEVTLGQWVREQGGAVAVRGFLRFQCGEETGEGEAQSGEGTRDVTTVAG is encoded by the exons ATGCAGCGGGCGGCGATCGGCGCGTGCgggagg GCCCCCCCGGCCCGGTTCTTCCGTGCTGCCCGCCCGGTGCTGGCGGCGGACAAGGAGGCGCTGCTGGAGCTGCGGCGGCGAACGGGGCTGCCCTTCGTGCAGTGCCGGGAGGCGCTGCAGCGCTGCGGGGGGGACCGCGGAAAG GTGAACTGTGAGACCGATTTCGTGGCCAGGACAGGCGAGTTTCagcagctggtggagctggtggctgtggcCACCATGGGCCACTGCCGGGCCAGCAAACAGGCCACTGCCTGTGACAAG cacctgctgcaggaggaggagctgaTGCAGCTGCGGGGAGAGCCGGGGGGGGCTCTGCTCAGGGAGCAACTGGCACTGGCCATGG ggaagctgggggagAAGCTGAACCTGCGCCGGGCCGGGTGGCTGCGGGTGCCAGAGGGGGAGGGGCTGGTGGCCACCTACACCCATGGGTGGCTACCAACGGGCCCTGCCCCTGTGGTCATGGGCACCTACGGGGCTTTGGTGGCCCTGGGGGTGACAGCAGAGgggccaccccccccccaagccaccctggaggaggtggggaggaaggtGGCTCAGCACGTGGTAGGGATGGCACCCACCTCCTTGGGGACCCCCCAGGACCCTCCCGGGGGCGAGGGGGAGACGAGGCTGCTGGCCCAGGGGTTCCTGCTGCAACCCGAGGTGACCCTGGGGCAGTGGGTGCGGGAGCAGGGGGGGGCGGTGGCCGTGAGGGGCTTCCTGAGGTTCCAATGTGGGGAGGAGAccggggagggggaggcacAGAGTGGGGAGGGGACCCGGGATGTGACAACAGTGGCGGGATAG
- the B4GALNT1 gene encoding beta-1,4 N-acetylgalactosaminyltransferase 1, with the protein MSRTGMAPAAAPRPRHHPPTPTPPPGILTHPKPPAGCGGPPAPCACCSWARLLWPRSCCSAPPRAPPAPAPPACRPPRCPPPARSYPHVPFRLKEEVMELLPRNGCSCQAEGGGLALPLPLPRQLFGLGPPVDFASAFGPGERGRLQREREREYESYRRRVLTPADRLLIVPANSPLEYPAQGVEVRPLQTILVPGLSLQAGGRDRYQVNLTATLGTLAVAAEVEGVSRQGEGQPRLSLSSPHLDHLNRQLQFVTYTNTRFHPDTADILRFCTPGHEATFTIRIRHPPPPRLYGPDPPRGQFRYNVTALVTIATKTFLRYDKLRALISSVRRFYPSVTIVVADDSPQPEPLQGPHIEHYLMPFGKGWFAGRNLAVSQVVTKYVLWVDDDFIFTPRTRLERLVEVLEKTSLDLVGGAVREITGYTTTYRQRLNVRGGGAGGDCLRTRPGFHHRLPGFPACVVTDGVVNFFLARTDKVRQVGFDPRLRRVAHLEFFIDGLGVLHVGSCEDVVVDHASKLSLPWGRGEGERQYARYRYPPPRDPSVRLKQRLFFFKNRLKCMSGS; encoded by the exons ATGTCGCGGACTGGGATGGCACCTGCCGCCGCCCCACGGCCCCGCCATC ACCCTCCGAccccgacccccccccccgggatCCTTACCCACCCCAAG cccccggcaGGATGCGGGGGGCCCCCCGccccctgtgcctgctgctcctgggcacgGCTGCTCTGGCCGCGCTCCTGCTGCTCCGCACCCCCAAGGGCCCCCCCAGCGCCGGCCCCCCCCGCCTGCCGccccccccgctgccccccccccgcccgctcCTATCCCCACGTGCCCTTCCGCCTCAAGGAGGAGGTGATGGA GTTGCTGCCCCGGAACGGCTGCTCGTGCCAGGCCGAAGGGGGGGGGCTGGCGCtgcccctccccctcccccggCAGCTCTTCGGCCTCGGCCCCCCCGTGGATTTCGCCAGCGCTTTCGGGCCGGGGGAGCGGGGGCGGCTGCAacgggagcgggagcgggagtACGAGAGTTACCGGCGGCG GGTGCTGACTCCCGCTGATCGCCTGCTCATCGTTCCGGCCAATTCCCCCCTCGAGTACCCGGCCCAGGGGGTGGAGGTTCGGCCTCTGCAAACGATCCTGGTGCCCG GGCTCAGCCTGCAGGCGGGGGGCAGGGACCGGTACCAG GTGAACCTGACGGCCACCCTGGGGACCCTGGCGGTGGCAGCCGAGGTGGAGGGGGTGTCACGGCAGGGGGAGGGGCAGCCCCGCCTCTCCTTGTCCTCCCCCCACCTGGACCACCTGAACCGGCAGCTCCAGTTTGTCACCTACACCAACACCCGCTTCCACCCCGACACCGCCGACATCC TGCGGTTTTGCACCCCCGGGCACGAGGCCACCTTCACCATCCGCATCCGTcacccgccccccccccgcctctaCGGCCCCGACCCCCCCCGGGGACAGTTCC GGTACAATGTCACGGCGCTGGTGACAATCGCCACCAAGACCTTCCTGCGCTATGACAAGCTGCGGGCTCTGATCTCCAGCGTGCGGCGCTTCTACCCCAGCGTCACCATCGTGGTGGCCGATGACAGCCCCCAGCCCGAGCCCCTGCAGGGCCCCCACATCGAGCACTACCTCATGCCCTTCGGCAag GGCTGGTTCGCCGGGAGGAACCTGGCGGTGTCGCAGGTTGTCACCAAGTACGTGCTGTGGGTGGACGATGATTTCATCTTCACCCCCCGAACCCGCCTGGAGCGGCtggtggaggtgctggagaaaaCCAGCCTGGACCTG GTgggcggggcggtgcgggaGATCACGGGCTACACCACCACGTACCGGCAGCGGCTGAAcgtgcggggcgggggcgcggggggggaCTGCCTGCGGACCCGGCCCGGTTTCCATCACCGCCTCCCGGGCTTCCCCGCCTGTGTCGTCACCGACGGCGTCGTCAACTTTTTCCTGGCCCGAACCGACAAGGTCCGGCAGGTCGGGTTCGACCCCCGGCTGCGCAGGGTCGCCCACCTCG AGTTCTTCATCGACGGTCTGGGTGTGCTGCACGTGGGGTCATGCGAGGACGTGGTTGTGGATCACGCCTCGAAGCTGTCGCTGccctgggggcggggggagggggagcggCAGTACGCCCGGTACCGGTACCCGCCCCCCCGCGACCCCAGCGTGCGCCTCAAGCAGCGACTCTTCTTCTTCAAGAACCGCCTCAAGTGCATGAGCGGCAGCTAG
- the OS9 gene encoding protein OS-9 — protein sequence MAARRGPGPGPALLVVLAVLGPGRPLRGVRAALNLQELSELKYGLEILAEPVLAGQRQAEDVVTVASKFKQLYECHLPPPTTPDPEEESRLYNGSGVTELLRPMAAAPCLVKTKDWWTYEFCYGRHIQQYHMEESEIKGDILFLGYYQSALDWDKEMAEASKQHRLRRYHSQSYVNGSRCDLTGRAREAEVRFVCEEGAADRLARVDEPQSCRYVLTVQTGRLCPHPALRPPRAAPRPIRCHPALSPAQYGQYLRQQVSDTKRKVEEISEELKSLDTRLWGERDGETSPQTPLQPREGAPGARGDAAPGDELDRAKEPVQEVTSQQDSASAEELSPKAAGGQVADLRKKIHFKVIRSPGDLLQFIEELRESTKKAKEKVSEEEEAAKAPPDPPAPEEPPVGEGEQQEEEEEDEEEDEDVLGGFEKELESVLLPREQMAQLKDEVKSEMEKEFDNIINEVEDELETEGLKGEFDRTQASKSLASTLNRLMDKLEGGGPSPGGQKEDEEGAGRKVKATPPGDGRLRVRVSRVGGDGSPREPPQDNPQLQHIESEVRELLAKEGLRAEGKIEIKIVTAGAGQEEEAAPWLSEEETRNLKEIFLSILVQGTEEAQRERRRHQTLEANYRFVWGGRDEPPGDSEDPDF from the exons atggcggcgcggcggggcccggggcccGGGCCGGCGTTGCTGGTGGTGCTGGCGGTGCTGGGCCCGGGGCGGCCGCTGCGGGGGGTCCGCGCTGCCCTCAACCTGCAGGAGCTCAGCGAGCTCAAGTACGGGCTGGAGATCCTCGCCGAGCCCGTGCTGGCCGGGCAG CGACAGGCAGAGGACGTGGTGACCGTGGCCTCCAAGTTCAAGCAGCTCTACGAGTGTCACCTCCCCCCGCCCACCACCCCTGACCCCGAGGAGGAGTCTCGGCTCTACAACGGCTCCGGTGTCACCGAGCTCCTGCGCCCCATGGCAGCTGCCCCCTGCCTCGTCAAG ACAAAGGACTGGTGGACCTACGAGTTCTGCTATGGGAGACACATCCAGCAGTACCACATGGAGG AGTCAGAGATCAAAGGAGACATCCTCTTTCTCGGCTACTACCAGTCAGCCTTGGACTGGGACAAGGAAATGGCTGAG GCCTCCAAGCAGCACCGGCTGAGGCGCTACCACAGCCAGAGCTACGTCAACGGCTCCCGCTGCGACCTGACCGGGCGCGCCCGCGAGGCCGAAGTGCGG TTTGTCTGTGAGGAGGGGGCCGCAGACCGGCTGGCGCGGGTGGACGAGCCGCAGTCCTGCCGGTACGTGCTGACGGTGCAGACCGGGCGGCTCTGCCCCCACCCGGCCctgcgcccgccccgcgccgccccccgccccatCCGCTGCCACCCCGCGCTCAGCCCCGCCCAGTACGGCCAGTACCTGCGGCAGCAAGTGT CGGACACCAAGCGGAAGGTGGAGGAAATCTCGGAGGAGCTCAAGAGCTTGGACACGAGGCTGTGGGGGGAGAGGGACGGGGAGACCTCCCCCCAGACCCCTCTGCAGCCCCGCGAGGGAGCACCAGGGGCACGTGGTGATG CTGCGCCGGGGGACGAGCTGGACCGGGCCAAGGAGCCTGTGCAGGAGGTGACCAGCCAGCAGGACAGCGCCAGT gcagaggagctgtCCCCAAAGGCAGCCGGTGGCCAGGTGGCTG ATCTGcggaaaaaaatccacttcaAAGTCATCAGGAGCCCTGGGGACCTTCTGCAGTTCATCgaggagctgagggagagcACCAAGAAG GCCAAGGAGAAGgtgagtgaggaggaggaggcagcaaagGCTCCCCCAGACCCCCCAGCCCCTGAGGAGCCCCCAGTGGgtgagggagagcagcaggaggaggaagaggaggatgaggaggaagatgaggatGTGCTGGGGGGCTTTGAGAAGGAGCTGGAGTCAGTTCTGCTGCCCCGGGAGCAGATGGCCCAGCTGAAGGATGAGGTGAAGAGTGAGATGGAGAAGGAGTTTGACAACATCATCAATGAG GTGGAGGACGAGCTGGAGACAGAGGGGCTGAAGGGCGAGTTTGACCGGACTCAGGCCTCCAAGTCCTTGGCCTCCACTCTCAACCGCCTGATGGACAAGCTGGAAGGGGGTGGTCCCAGCCCGGGGGGGCAGaaagaggatgaggagggggctgggaggaaggTCAAGGCCACCCCCCCAGGGGATGGGCGGCTGCGGGTGCGGGTGAGCAGGGTAGGGGGGGACGGGAGCCCCCGGGAGCCCCCCCAGGACaacccccagctccagcacattGAGAGCGAGGTCCGGGAGCTGCTGGCCAAGGAGGGGCTGCGGGCTGAAG GGAAAATCGAGATCAAGATCGTGACAGCGGGagcggggcaggaggaggaggcggcgccCTGGCTGAGCGAGGAGGAGACCAGGAACCTCAAGGAGATCTTCCTGAGCATCCTG GTGCAGGGCACGGAGGAGGCGcagcgggagcggcggcggcacCAGACCCTGGAGGCCAATTACCGCTTCGTCTGGGGGGGCCGCGATGAGCCCCCCGGGGACTCTGAGGACCCCGACTTCTGA